Within Candidatus Chlorohelix allophototropha, the genomic segment CCCTTACCACTGCCGCTCCCGCTTTAGGCTCGCAACTTAGCGGGTTGTTATCGCCCTTGCCCGTATATGCTACCATCTTCGCCATCTTTACCCAACGTTTTCAGAGTCAGGAAGCTACCTTGCTGGTATTGCGCGGCGTGTTGGTAAGCTCTTTCGCATGCGCCGTATTTTTCTTGGTAGTGATACTGGCTATCCAAAATTGGGGCATACTCGCCGCCTTTTTAGTCGCAACGCTGGCGGCGATTGTGACACAAGGGGCAGCATTGCGGTTATCTCGCCCTTCTCTCAGCATTAAATAATTTAGGTCTTTTGGACAGTTGACAGAGTTTGGGGGCTTTGCTATACTCATATAGTAAATCCATCTAAGCAAGTATTTGCGCGGTTTTACTTGGACAATCACCTCATGATAAAGGAGTGCAGTTGATGAGAGCTTTGCCACTTTTTCCAGAGTATCGCGATTAGTTATCGCTGCTCGAAGGCATAAGCCGGTTTCTAGGTTATCAGGCAAACCGAATTTTATATTGTATTTTAGTTTGCACGCTTAACAGTGGAAACCCCATCAAGCTGACGCACTTTTCTTTCAAGCCACTAATTTATACCAAAATCAGGCAGAGAAGAGCTTCACCCTTCAAACAGCGAAATTTAATCAATCGCTGCGATGGATTCTTTGCGCCTGTCTATCAAGCACATATTTCAAATTTTGCAGATACAGGAAGGCTAAATATATCCCCGCTATACTTTTGTAAATATAAGGAGGATTTTCAGTAAATGAAAACAATTATAGAGACACAGGATTTAACTCGCATTTTCCGAACTTATAAAAAGCGAGAGGGTTTGAAAGGTTCGGTAATCGGTCTGTTCAAGCGAGAATATACCGAGAAGAAAGCCGCTTACGACCTTAATTTTAAAATTGAAGAAGGCGAAATTGTAGCGTTCCTCGGACCAAACGGCGCGGGCAAGACTACCACGCTAAAAATGTTGAGCGGCTTATTGCACCCCACCAGCGGCGAGGCACAGGTTTTGGGTTATCGCCCATGGAAACGCGAGTATGCCTTCCTGAAACAGGTTTCGCTGGTAATGGGACAACGCAACCAGCTTTGGTGGGACTTACCGGCAATCGAAAGCTTTAACCTACAACGCGATATTTACGAAGTGCCGAACGAGGCGTACCGCAAACGGCTGGATGAGTTGGTCGAATTGCTTGACCTCAGCAAAATACTAAATACCGCAGTGCGCAAGCTCAGTTTGGGCGAGAGAATGAAATGCGAAATGGTGGCGGCTTTGTTGCATCGCCCTAAAGTATTGCTGCTGGACGAGCCAACTATCGGGCTGGATGTGGTGATGCAGAAAAAGATTCGCAACTTTATCAAGGATTATAACCGTGAGCATGGCGCAACGATTTTGCTAACCAGCCACTATATGGAAGATGTAGCGGCGTTGGCTAAACGTGCGTTGGTCATCAACTTCGGAAGACCCGTTTATGAAGGTAGCCTCGATGCCCTTACCGAAAAGTATGCCCCTAACAAGTTGCTAGTGGTATCTTTCATGAAAGTGGTTGAATCTGCCGAACTAGCCCCAATCGGGCAGGTTATCTCAAATGAAAGTGGGGTCATTCGGATACAAGTACCTCGAAATTCAGTGGCAGAGCGTGCCAGCGCCCTATTCAACCGTTTCCCGGTAGCGGATTTATCCATAGAAGAGCCACAGCTTGACGATATTATCCATGATCTTTTCACCGATACCAGTCATAACGAAAGCGAAAAGATTATGGAAACCGCCCAACCAAGAGACCAACTGGCAGCAATAGCCTGAAAGGAAGACAAGCGTGCTGGTTAATAAAAAAATAGAACCATTAACACCGGGGCGTTGGCGTTTTGTATTCCGGCGCTACTGGACTCTCTGCAAAGTGGCGTTTCAGGAACGCATGGAATATCGCTGGAACGTCCTATTCTATTCTATGCTGGCTTTGCTTCCAGTGATGGTGGGTATCTACTTGTGGACAACGATTTTCAACAGTCGTAATGACCCACAAGCAGTAAAGTATATCACTACCTATTATTTGGTGGCAGGCTTTCTGGGCTGGCGCATCGCGCAATATCAGTGGACTATCATGTTTGAAATCCGCGAAGGACGAATGGCTACCGGGTTGTTGCGCCCAATGTCCTACCCGGCTAAAACCTTCTGGTTCGAGGTAGGCGGACGCACATGGAGTACCATAATCACGATTCCGGTATTTGTCCTTGCCGCTGTTTTTCTAGGCGAAAATTTCAAATTGCCTGAAAATGGTTGGACATGGGCGCTAGTGCTGCTTTCTTTTATGCTGGCATACGTGTTGAACTTCTTCATTACCGCCTCGTTGGGATTACTGACAGTTTGGCAGAACCAACCGGAAGGCTTTTTCGCGCTATACGGCTTTGGTTCAGGGGCGTTGGGTGGCACTATGGTTCCACTCGCGCTAATGCCCGGTGGTATTGGCGATATTTTACAATGGCTACCCTTCGCCTACATCTACAGCTTGCCTGCCCGAATCTTTCTAGGCATTTCGGCGGAACAACTCGTGCAAGGGCTTGCCGTACAGGTGGTGTGGCTTGTCATAGCAGCCCTATTTTTCAAATGGATGTGGCGGAAAGCTATCCAAGGCTTTGAAGTTTACGAGGGATAAAATAAATGCGTGTTATTAAGCGTTATGTAAAGTTGTATAGTTCTTTTGTGCGCATTAACCTGATGCGAGAAATGGAAGCGCGGGGCAACTTCGTGGCAAGTTGTCTCGTTATACTGTGTTTCCCCATGTTCTCGCTGATCTTCGTAGGGGCTATATTCAGCCAAACCAAAAACCTAAACGGCTGGTCGGTTAACCAATATCTGGTGTTGGTAGGCTCATATATGGTGGTATCATCGCTGGTGTTCACTCTATTCTTCAAGAATGTGTTTGAACTACCGGAGTATATCCGCAAGGGGCAACTTGATTTTATCCTGCTGAAACCGATAAACAATCAATTTTTCGTTAGCACCCGTATGGTGTCATTCGGTGAAATGATGCAGGGCATCCCCGGTATAGTGCTGATATTTGTGGGAATCAGCGGCGGCAATTTGAGTGTCGATTGGTGGCGCTGGCTCTTATATCCGGTTTTCGTGCTATGCGGGGTAATAATTGCCTATTCCACTTGGTTTATCATGACAATACCCTGTATTTGGTGGGTCAAGATGGATTTCGCCGAGTTCTTCTTCAACCTGTTTGACTTGGGGCGATACCATCCCGATATGTTTGGGGGCTTTGCGAAAACTATTCTCACTTTTGTAATACCCTTTGGAGTAGTAGCGGCAACTCCGGCGGATTTGTTGCTGAACAGGCTTGGGTGGGAATCGGCGTTATGGGCGTTGGTACTGGCGGGAGGGCTACTTTTTATCTCCCACCGCTTCTGGAAATTCGCGCAAACCCGCTATTTTGGGGCAAGCTCATAAGCGGTCAAAACTGGAGTGAACCCCGGAATACCAGACCACAAACTAAGAAGAAATGGGTAGAATAGAAGCAGCTTAGTTTGAGAAAGGACTGGAAAAATGCAGGGAAAAAGCTTTAATTCCGAGTTTAAGCTAAAAATAGTTCAGGCGGTACTGAGCGGGGAGAAAACCGTAATCCAAGTGTGTATGATTTTATAATTTCAACACCAGAGATTGTTCGGAGTAATTCGTAACTACCACTTCACAATCCTGGTATTTTCGCTTACTCTTGTACACAATTGTTATCAACTGTTGGTTGAACACTACCACCGTGCTTATGGGGAGGAGTGTCTTAAAGTGTATCAGCCTCAGAACTTGGCGGAAGTGAACGAGGTTACCAAAGCTTTCAAAGAGCATTACAACTGGGAAAGACCGCATCAGGGATTGAGTTGTAAAAACAAGCCGCCCAGAGTAGCCTTTCCCACTCTATCGGCACTACCAACCTTGCCGCTGCTGCGCTGGCTCCTGGCGGTAGACAAACGCCGTTTTGTGCGCAAGGTGCAGAGTAACGGGGCAGTCCAGGTAGATAAACGCAGTTACTATTTGGGGCAGGAGTGGGTAGGGAAGTATGTAAATCTGGAGGTAGCGGCTGAAGAGCGGGAGTTTGTGGTATGGCAAAAGGATAAAGTGATAAAGCGGTTAGGCATAAAGGGATTAATTGGGCAGGCACTGGGGCAGGCAGAGTATTTGCAGCTTATCAAGGAAGAAGCTCGCTCAGAAGTGCGCCAAGCTAGATAATTTCAAGCCTTGCTATAACTTAGCTTGACTACCTTGGGCTTGGGTACAGTCCAGTTTTAGCGTGCCCTAAAATGATGCAGGTATTTTAAGCTTGTGGCTTATTCGGGTGAACTAAACGGTCACGAATTACTTCGAACCCTCCCAGTGTTGAAATTATAAAATCATATACTCTATTCATTATCGCTTTTCTGACCTATCTCTAAGAACTTACTGAGTCTAAAAAGACGATTTGAATTCAAAAATGTTGACGTTTAGATAAACGGGGCTATAGGAAATAGAAACCCGTATCGGAACTTACAAAAGAATGACAGTTTGTAGCCAGTTACCAGCAAATTTAACAGCGAATATTCGTCAAATTAGAGGTAGAAAACCCCTTTTTGACCACCTTATAGCGGGTAGCCGGTCTTACTTTGGTGCCAACCGCTCGACCCTTCCCATTTCCTCGCACTTTGCTGGCTTTGGCCGGACTGCCCAACTGCACAATTATTCCGGACAAGCCTCGTCGAATTTGCTGAGGGCTTGGCTGTCGTTGACTATTTTCCCAAGGTCGCAACACTTCCAAGCCCAAGCCTTGAGCGATTTGCAATTCGTCGTGTACCAAACTGACTATCGCCGTCCACAACTCAAACTGGCTCGGATAGCGCAAGCGTGGTTTTTCCCACAACAAATCTTGTTTGTCAAAACGATAGCCGTGTTCTATCGAGTAACGCCTCTTGTAATACGACCAGACTTGCGTCAGGTCAAGCTCAGTTTGACCCGACCACACATACCAACTTTCCAGAGGGTCATGGGTTTTACCACTGGCTGCCTCACGCTGTATTCGGATTATGCTCAGTGCCAGTTCAGGTGCTTCCCTCAAATGCAGCTCAGTCCATGCGCTTACTACCAGTTTGTGTCCATTTTCGTCCGTCCCAACCCACACTCGCTGCGGCAAACCGTGCGTATTGGGATCATTACATTGGAAACGAGCACCGTGTTTAGCGGGAGCGCCGCGACCTCGTTTCTGCTCATCTCTCACCACTTTTCGATAGAATACTCGGTTAGACTTGAGCCGCAGCAGCAAGTCATAGTCCTTACTGCTATTTTGAATAAATGCTTTGGTGGGGTAGTACCGGTCTCCCAGATTGAGCGGTCTTTCAGCAAAATATGGGCGCAATTCGCTCAGTTGCTGGCTGGCTACCTCTGCTGGTGTTTGACTGGTTTTGATCCTGCGGTTGGAGACAATGTATGTATGGCTACTGGTTTGAGCCGGCACCACCACCACGGTCGAGAATTGCCAACCCACGGTCACGGGCTTATCACAATTGGGCAGATTGTGTTTGTAAAGCCAGCCACGATCTGCAGATGTAGTGCTAAAGGGTCGCTCGATATTGGTAGCATCCACTGCCAGTACCAATCTTTCACCATCGAAGGGATGAGGGGCGTAGCGCACCATGGTTTGCTCGAAGCGAGTTTGGTTAACTTGACCCATTTGCAAAGCCTCATACAAACTGGGCCATTTTCGCTCAAAATTGGGCGAAAGGGTCAGTTCCAGTACCGATTGAGCCTGGCTTTCTGTCATAAGGGCATCCGCCAGATTAAACAATGCGTCACTGGCGTATTCAAAGCAGTCATAGATTTCGTGCCGAAATTCTTTAAGTGTGTTAAGGTTCATACGAGTAGTGTCCTTTCTCAATTAGAACATTACTCGTCTGGGCAAGTTGTGCCAACACTGCTTGCCCTTTGGTTTATCTAAACGTCAAAAAATGAGTTAAGGCAAGGTTTACCGACTCATTTTGTCCGACTCGTGTTCCTGCCCGCGGTTCTTATTATTGCTCAATCAAACGGCTACTTTGTGCTTTTTTTCTTTGTCAGAAGCATCTTCCGGCTCGCCTTCAATGGTAACTTGTGGAATCCAATCCAAAAACTTTGGAATGTACCAATTCCACTTACCGAGAAGACGCATCGTAGCGGGCAATAGCAAACTTCTGATTAGAGTTGCATCTACAAAGACTGCAACCGCCAAACCAAGCCCAACCTGTTTGATGATTACCAATTGCAATGTTACAAACACCGCGAAAACCATCACCATTATTGCGGCAGCGCTGGTGATTACCCCACTGGTGGCGCTTATACCCTTTGCAACTGCCTCGTTTGAATTTGCCCCTTTATCCTTCGTTTCTTTTATGCGCGTAAGAATAAAGAGGTGGTAATCCATGCTCAAGCCGAACAGGATTGTGAAGATAAATACCGGAACCCAACTTTCGATTACACCGGTTGTTTTAATCCCGATTTGTTGATCAAACCAGCCCTCCTGAAATACCAATACCATCGCACCGTAAGCAGCGCTGGTAGATAGAAGGTTTAGAATAATGGCTGTGACGGGGATTACCAATGAATGGAAGGCTATTAAGAGCAGCAGGAAGCTCAAGCCCAATACAAACGCAAAAACCAGTGGCATTGCATCGGTATAGATTTTAACTATATCCACTACCTGTGCTGTATCGCCTGAGACAAAGGCTTGTATCCCTAGATTTGAAAAATAAGCCGGGACGAGTTCTTTCCGCACTTTTTTGACCAGATCGATATTTGCCTGATCATTTTCGCCTCCACCCATAGTAAACGTGATGCGCCCGGCAGTACCGTTTTGAGAGATAGTAATAGCGGACGGTTCGCTCAACCCTGCCGTTTTCAACCCGGCTTCGCGGAATTTATCCATAGCCACTTTAACATCTGGGTTGTTTGCCCCCGTAACTACCACATTCATTTTAAGGGTAGTCCCTTGTGGCCATTTCTGATTCATCAGGTTGATGGTTGCAA encodes:
- a CDS encoding ABC transporter ATP-binding protein gives rise to the protein MKTIIETQDLTRIFRTYKKREGLKGSVIGLFKREYTEKKAAYDLNFKIEEGEIVAFLGPNGAGKTTTLKMLSGLLHPTSGEAQVLGYRPWKREYAFLKQVSLVMGQRNQLWWDLPAIESFNLQRDIYEVPNEAYRKRLDELVELLDLSKILNTAVRKLSLGERMKCEMVAALLHRPKVLLLDEPTIGLDVVMQKKIRNFIKDYNREHGATILLTSHYMEDVAALAKRALVINFGRPVYEGSLDALTEKYAPNKLLVVSFMKVVESAELAPIGQVISNESGVIRIQVPRNSVAERASALFNRFPVADLSIEEPQLDDIIHDLFTDTSHNESEKIMETAQPRDQLAAIA
- a CDS encoding ABC transporter permease, which gives rise to MLVNKKIEPLTPGRWRFVFRRYWTLCKVAFQERMEYRWNVLFYSMLALLPVMVGIYLWTTIFNSRNDPQAVKYITTYYLVAGFLGWRIAQYQWTIMFEIREGRMATGLLRPMSYPAKTFWFEVGGRTWSTIITIPVFVLAAVFLGENFKLPENGWTWALVLLSFMLAYVLNFFITASLGLLTVWQNQPEGFFALYGFGSGALGGTMVPLALMPGGIGDILQWLPFAYIYSLPARIFLGISAEQLVQGLAVQVVWLVIAALFFKWMWRKAIQGFEVYEG
- a CDS encoding ABC transporter permease: MRVIKRYVKLYSSFVRINLMREMEARGNFVASCLVILCFPMFSLIFVGAIFSQTKNLNGWSVNQYLVLVGSYMVVSSLVFTLFFKNVFELPEYIRKGQLDFILLKPINNQFFVSTRMVSFGEMMQGIPGIVLIFVGISGGNLSVDWWRWLLYPVFVLCGVIIAYSTWFIMTIPCIWWVKMDFAEFFFNLFDLGRYHPDMFGGFAKTILTFVIPFGVVAATPADLLLNRLGWESALWALVLAGGLLFISHRFWKFAQTRYFGASS
- a CDS encoding integrase core domain-containing protein yields the protein MVEHYHRAYGEECLKVYQPQNLAEVNEVTKAFKEHYNWERPHQGLSCKNKPPRVAFPTLSALPTLPLLRWLLAVDKRRFVRKVQSNGAVQVDKRSYYLGQEWVGKYVNLEVAAEEREFVVWQKDKVIKRLGIKGLIGQALGQAEYLQLIKEEARSEVRQAR
- a CDS encoding transposase encodes the protein MNLNTLKEFRHEIYDCFEYASDALFNLADALMTESQAQSVLELTLSPNFERKWPSLYEALQMGQVNQTRFEQTMVRYAPHPFDGERLVLAVDATNIERPFSTTSADRGWLYKHNLPNCDKPVTVGWQFSTVVVVPAQTSSHTYIVSNRRIKTSQTPAEVASQQLSELRPYFAERPLNLGDRYYPTKAFIQNSSKDYDLLLRLKSNRVFYRKVVRDEQKRGRGAPAKHGARFQCNDPNTHGLPQRVWVGTDENGHKLVVSAWTELHLREAPELALSIIRIQREAASGKTHDPLESWYVWSGQTELDLTQVWSYYKRRYSIEHGYRFDKQDLLWEKPRLRYPSQFELWTAIVSLVHDELQIAQGLGLEVLRPWENSQRQPSPQQIRRGLSGIIVQLGSPAKASKVRGNGKGRAVGTKVRPATRYKVVKKGFSTSNLTNIRC